One Thiocapsa bogorovii DNA segment encodes these proteins:
- a CDS encoding RecQ family ATP-dependent DNA helicase, with the protein MPHHAPTTEPPPTSGIDSLIERSLLLDLETGPDGAIHKIGAIRQGREFRRQGRFDPARALDDLVQFAGDASFVIGHNLLGHDLPTLRARAPSLDLLGRRIIDTLYLSPLAFPAHPYHRLVKDYKLVRDSIADPVQDCRLAEQVLREQFEELARRCTIGIADETSPINSGTSPAEAVARTSAGWTSAAQSTNASAGEDLGGLRSRSSTLPASVTNTSAGEGGKGERDLIRVFQFCFRGATLLEANATGGDGLAAIFRLLSGDLPSVTEVRETLLTRWRDRACSSAAPCLILDHLANPDRRPVLAYAAAWLQVAGGSSVLPRWVRHRFPATVTLLKALRDTPCEDPGCPWCREVHDPRAQLERWFGFDAFRAEPQAQDGGSLQERVVRDGIADRSLLAILPTGGGKSLCFQLPALVRAHRRGTLSVVVSPLQALMKDQVDNLVTKTGATSAAAIYGLLTPPERGDVMERVRLGDIALLYISPEQLRNRSVADMLASREIGCWIFDEAHCLSKWGHDFRPDYLYAGRFIRTLAERQDVPIPPVACFTATAKRDVKTEILAYFREELGLDLVDYAGGVERDNLEFVVQVVGKHEKDARIHAILTEHLGAPRSSEDPDPTGGAAVVYASTRKGTETLAERLSRQGWAVEAFHAGVDKPEKKRIQEAFVTGELQVICATNAFGMGVDKEDVRLVVHADIPGSLESYIQEAGRAGRDRKPAACVLLYDEQDIERQFRMESFSELSRRDIAEILRGVRRAKRDRDGIVVVTSGELLRDEDLRLGFDPETSDADTRVRIAIAWLERAGLVERNENRTFVFQGRPAVASLEDAERKIRGLGLSAAQGRRWLAILEAMLNTEPDEAFTADELARLPAFVRAADGQAGAPDSVSAPVPSWDRGDTPSQRVLRTLHDMAGAGLLRDGPQLTAFVSHKVKNHSALVLTRVARLERAMLDALREQDPDAQTGVWLPLSLRRLNQHLLDQGHDSNPETLRNLLKGLTLDGRGLAGARGSLDLHQTDRDHYRLRLHRDWRTLYRTAERRRAVADRILKTLLAKLPDDAPASGELLVAFGTDELTRALHGDLALSAELRDPLAAAERGLLFLHEHGVIILQGGFAVFRSAMTLRLLPQAKGRRYSEAQYQPLAQHYRERVFQIHVMNEYARLGAEKIRQALSLVTGYFTLGKEAFVKRWLADRREQLLRATTAESFCRIVDDLGNPEQIEIVAAPEDGNRLVLAGPGSGKTRVIVHRCAYLLRVLRVPAHRILVLCFNRGAALELRRRLAQLVGDDARGVTVQTYHGFAMRLTGRSYAERLAAATDAAPDFDGLIAEAVDLLEGRVDLPGIGPDTARERLLAGYRHILVDEYQDIDTDQYRLVAAIAGRNQDEEKLTLIAVGDDDQSIYAFRGANLDCIRRFKEDYAAELHHLVENYRSTGHIVAAANALIVHNRERMKRDHPIRVDRGRATRAAGGRWQDLDGHAKGRVLVLQVADPARQAAALVARIEELRRLGGHDWSDFAVLARRHSILEPVRALCEHRDIPVDWPGDLPPLHRVREIDTFLSNLARHAREPLSARALSDWLPERPSPWRSVLQRLIGDWQAEAGTTEVPAVEIAEFCYETLAEQRRERRLGEGLLLTTLHGAKGLEFPHVLVADGAWDPDPHNEEERRLFYVGMTRAKETLTLMAIAGSRHPYLAEIEGDWLVKVEPFVDPPPAEVIGRRYTRLSPADLDLGYAGRMSPDAAIHAHLAALGPGDELRWEQVGQDTLLLDQAGHRIARLSKRAAARWLPDIDRIERIRVHALIRRDSRQNTPEHAQHCRSERWEVPLVEIRWRGS; encoded by the coding sequence GTGCCCCATCACGCCCCGACAACCGAGCCGCCACCGACATCCGGCATCGATTCGCTCATCGAGCGCTCGCTCCTGCTCGACCTGGAGACCGGGCCGGACGGCGCCATCCACAAGATCGGGGCGATCAGACAGGGGCGCGAATTCCGTCGCCAAGGGAGATTCGATCCGGCACGTGCACTCGATGACCTGGTGCAGTTCGCAGGCGATGCGAGCTTCGTGATCGGTCACAACCTGCTCGGACACGATCTGCCGACACTGCGGGCCCGAGCGCCGAGCCTGGACCTGCTCGGACGGCGCATCATCGACACACTCTATCTGTCCCCATTGGCCTTTCCGGCGCACCCCTATCACCGGCTGGTCAAAGACTACAAGCTGGTGCGCGACAGCATCGCCGACCCGGTTCAGGACTGCCGCCTGGCCGAGCAAGTCTTACGCGAACAGTTCGAAGAGCTGGCCCGGCGCTGCACCATCGGGATTGCCGACGAGACCTCGCCCATCAACTCGGGCACGTCGCCGGCCGAGGCTGTAGCGCGGACAAGCGCCGGGTGGACAAGCGCAGCGCAGTCCACCAACGCCAGCGCCGGTGAAGACCTCGGTGGACTTCGCTCGCGCTCGTCCACCCTACCGGCCAGCGTCACGAATACCTCCGCGGGCGAGGGCGGAAAAGGCGAGCGCGACCTGATCCGGGTCTTCCAGTTCTGTTTCCGCGGCGCGACCCTGCTGGAAGCCAACGCCACGGGCGGGGACGGACTGGCCGCAATCTTTCGGTTGCTCTCGGGCGACCTGCCGAGCGTCACCGAGGTGCGCGAGACCCTGCTGACCCGCTGGCGGGACCGTGCCTGCTCGAGCGCCGCCCCGTGCCTGATCCTGGATCATCTGGCGAATCCCGACCGCCGCCCGGTCCTCGCCTATGCCGCGGCCTGGCTTCAGGTGGCCGGCGGTAGCTCGGTGCTTCCGCGCTGGGTGCGGCATCGCTTCCCGGCGACGGTCACGCTGCTCAAGGCCCTGCGGGACACCCCCTGCGAGGACCCGGGCTGCCCCTGGTGCCGCGAGGTGCACGACCCGCGGGCGCAGCTCGAACGCTGGTTCGGCTTCGACGCCTTCCGCGCCGAGCCGCAGGCGCAGGACGGCGGGAGCCTGCAGGAGCGCGTCGTCCGGGACGGCATCGCGGATCGCTCGCTGCTCGCGATCCTCCCGACCGGCGGCGGCAAATCGCTGTGTTTTCAGTTGCCGGCCCTGGTACGCGCGCATCGACGCGGCACGCTGAGCGTCGTCGTCTCGCCCTTGCAGGCATTGATGAAGGACCAAGTCGACAATCTGGTAACGAAGACCGGCGCAACCAGTGCGGCGGCCATCTACGGCCTCTTGACCCCGCCGGAGCGCGGCGACGTGATGGAGCGTGTTCGCCTCGGCGATATTGCCTTGCTCTACATCTCACCGGAGCAGCTGCGCAACCGATCGGTGGCGGACATGCTGGCCAGCCGCGAGATCGGCTGCTGGATCTTCGACGAGGCCCACTGTCTGTCGAAATGGGGCCACGACTTCCGCCCCGATTATCTCTATGCCGGGCGTTTCATTCGCACGCTGGCCGAGCGCCAAGACGTGCCGATCCCGCCCGTGGCCTGCTTCACGGCCACGGCCAAGCGGGACGTGAAAACCGAGATCCTGGCCTATTTTCGCGAGGAGCTGGGTCTCGATCTGGTCGATTACGCGGGCGGCGTCGAGCGTGACAACCTCGAATTCGTGGTCCAGGTCGTCGGTAAGCACGAGAAGGACGCCCGGATCCACGCCATCCTGACCGAGCACCTCGGCGCGCCGAGATCCAGCGAGGATCCAGACCCGACCGGCGGTGCGGCGGTGGTCTACGCCTCGACGCGCAAAGGGACCGAGACCCTGGCCGAGCGCCTGAGCCGCCAAGGCTGGGCGGTCGAGGCCTTCCACGCCGGCGTCGACAAGCCGGAGAAGAAGCGCATCCAGGAGGCCTTCGTGACCGGCGAGCTGCAGGTGATCTGCGCCACCAATGCCTTCGGGATGGGCGTGGACAAGGAGGACGTGCGCCTGGTCGTGCACGCCGACATCCCCGGCTCGCTCGAGAGCTACATCCAAGAGGCCGGGCGCGCCGGGCGCGATCGCAAACCCGCGGCCTGTGTTCTGCTCTACGACGAACAGGACATCGAGCGGCAGTTTCGCATGGAATCCTTCTCCGAGCTGTCGCGCCGCGACATCGCCGAGATCCTGCGCGGTGTGCGCCGGGCCAAGCGCGACCGCGACGGCATCGTAGTGGTCACCAGCGGCGAGCTGTTGCGCGACGAGGATCTCCGGCTGGGCTTCGATCCCGAGACGAGCGACGCCGACACCCGGGTACGCATCGCCATCGCCTGGCTGGAACGTGCCGGCCTGGTCGAACGCAACGAGAACCGCACCTTCGTCTTCCAAGGCCGCCCCGCGGTGGCGAGCCTGGAGGATGCCGAGCGGAAGATCCGCGGACTGGGCCTCTCGGCCGCCCAGGGTCGGCGCTGGCTGGCGATCCTGGAGGCGATGCTCAACACCGAGCCGGACGAGGCCTTCACCGCCGATGAGCTGGCTCGCCTGCCGGCCTTCGTCCGCGCCGCGGACGGTCAGGCCGGTGCGCCAGATTCAGTCTCGGCGCCGGTCCCGTCCTGGGATCGTGGCGACACCCCGTCGCAGCGCGTTCTGCGGACGCTTCACGACATGGCAGGCGCCGGCCTCCTGCGCGACGGTCCTCAGCTCACCGCCTTCGTCAGCCACAAGGTCAAGAACCATTCGGCCTTGGTCCTCACGCGTGTGGCACGTCTGGAGCGCGCGATGCTGGATGCCTTGCGCGAGCAGGACCCTGACGCGCAGACCGGCGTCTGGCTGCCGCTCTCGCTACGGCGTCTCAACCAGCATCTCCTCGATCAGGGCCACGACAGCAACCCCGAGACCCTGCGCAACCTGCTCAAGGGCCTGACCCTGGACGGTCGCGGCCTGGCCGGCGCCCGCGGCAGCCTGGATCTGCACCAGACCGACCGTGACCATTACCGCCTGCGCCTGCATCGCGATTGGCGGACCCTGTACCGCACCGCCGAGCGCCGTCGCGCCGTGGCCGACCGAATCCTCAAGACCCTGCTGGCCAAGCTCCCGGACGACGCTCCCGCCTCCGGCGAGCTGCTGGTGGCCTTCGGCACCGACGAGCTCACCCGCGCGCTGCACGGCGATCTGGCCTTGTCCGCCGAGCTGCGCGACCCGCTCGCGGCCGCAGAGCGCGGCCTGCTGTTCCTACACGAGCACGGCGTCATCATCCTGCAAGGCGGATTCGCGGTATTCCGCTCGGCCATGACACTGCGCCTGCTCCCGCAGGCCAAGGGACGACGCTACAGCGAGGCCCAATATCAGCCGCTGGCTCAGCATTATCGCGAGCGGGTGTTCCAGATCCATGTCATGAACGAATACGCCAGGCTGGGCGCGGAGAAGATCCGCCAGGCCCTGAGCCTGGTCACCGGCTATTTCACGCTCGGCAAGGAGGCCTTCGTCAAGCGCTGGCTCGCCGACCGCCGCGAGCAGCTCCTGCGGGCGACGACCGCCGAGTCCTTCTGTCGGATCGTCGATGATCTGGGCAACCCCGAGCAGATCGAGATCGTCGCCGCCCCCGAGGACGGCAACCGTCTGGTGCTGGCCGGACCCGGCTCGGGCAAGACCCGCGTCATCGTCCACCGGTGCGCCTATCTGCTGCGGGTGCTGCGGGTGCCGGCGCATCGCATCCTGGTCCTCTGCTTCAACCGCGGCGCGGCGCTGGAGCTGCGCCGCCGGCTCGCGCAGCTGGTCGGGGACGACGCCCGCGGCGTCACGGTACAGACCTACCACGGCTTTGCGATGCGCCTGACGGGGCGCTCCTACGCCGAGCGTCTCGCGGCGGCCACCGATGCCGCGCCCGACTTCGACGGTCTCATCGCCGAGGCCGTGGACCTACTCGAGGGCCGCGTGGACCTGCCCGGCATCGGGCCCGACACGGCGCGCGAACGCCTCCTCGCCGGTTATCGGCACATCCTGGTCGACGAATATCAGGACATCGACACGGATCAGTACCGGCTGGTGGCGGCCATCGCCGGACGGAACCAAGACGAGGAGAAACTGACCCTGATCGCCGTCGGGGACGACGATCAGAGCATCTACGCCTTCCGCGGCGCGAACCTCGACTGCATCCGCCGTTTCAAAGAGGACTACGCCGCCGAGCTGCATCATCTGGTCGAGAATTACCGCTCGACCGGCCACATCGTCGCCGCCGCGAACGCATTGATCGTGCACAACCGCGAACGGATGAAGCGCGACCATCCGATCCGGGTCGATCGGGGTCGCGCCACGCGGGCCGCCGGCGGGCGTTGGCAGGACCTCGACGGCCATGCAAAGGGACGTGTGCTGGTGCTCCAAGTGGCCGATCCGGCGCGCCAGGCCGCCGCGCTGGTCGCACGCATCGAGGAGCTTCGGCGCCTCGGCGGTCACGACTGGTCGGACTTCGCCGTCCTCGCTCGTCGCCATTCCATCTTGGAGCCGGTCCGTGCGCTCTGCGAGCACAGAGACATCCCGGTCGACTGGCCCGGCGACCTACCGCCCCTGCACCGGGTCCGCGAGATCGACACCTTCCTGAGCAATCTGGCACGCCATGCACGCGAGCCCCTGAGCGCCCGGGCACTCTCGGACTGGCTCCCGGAGCGCCCGAGCCCTTGGCGCTCCGTCCTGCAACGCCTGATCGGGGATTGGCAGGCCGAGGCGGGTACGACCGAGGTTCCCGCCGTCGAGATCGCCGAGTTTTGCTACGAGACCCTCGCCGAGCAGCGCCGCGAGCGCCGGCTCGGCGAGGGTCTGCTGCTGACCACGCTGCACGGCGCAAAGGGGCTCGAGTTTCCTCATGTCCTCGTCGCCGACGGCGCATGGGATCCGGATCCGCACAACGAGGAGGAGCGCCGCCTCTTCTATGTCGGCATGACACGGGCAAAGGAGACCCTGACGCTGATGGCGATCGCCGGCAGCCGCCACCCGTACCTGGCCGAGATCGAGGGCGATTGGCTGGTCAAGGTCGAGCCTTTCGTGGATCCCCCGCCCGCGGAGGTCATCGGGCGTCGCTACACGCGCCTGTCACCGGCGGACCTGGATCTCGGCTATGCCGGGCGGATGTCCCCGGATGCGGCGATCCACGCTCATCTGGCCGCACTCGGCCCGGGCGACGAGCTGCGTTGGGAGCAGGTCGGCCAGGACACGCTTCTGCTCGACCAAGCCGGCCATCGCATCGCCCGCCTGTCTAAACGCGCGGCGGCCCGTTGGCTCCCCGACATCGATCGCATCGAGCGGATCCGCGTCCATGCGCTGATCCGCCGCGACAGCCGACAAAACACGCCCGAGCATGCGCAGCACTGCCGCTCGGAGCGCTGGGAGGTGCCGCTGGTGGAGATTCGCTGGCGCGGGTCTTGA
- a CDS encoding Glu/Leu/Phe/Val family dehydrogenase, with protein MYEQQVLRRFFGGTVENCFVFADTLGPAKILHVYEPSIGLRGILVVDNVACGPSIGGLRMAEDVSVEECFRLARAMTLKNAAAGLPHGGGKSVLFGDPRMEKARKETLIRAFAKALRTEEDYIFGPDMGTDEECMAWVRDEIGRSVGLPEEIGGIPLDKIGVTGWGLLKATEVALEHGGFPLKGARVVVQGFGAVGRNAARFLTDAGAVLVGAADSQGAIHDPEGIEVSALIQLKEEGRSVSDHPRGERLDRDAVIGLPCDVWIPAARPDVVDASNVDRLRARLVVQGANIPFTAEAERALHARNVLVVPDFIANAGGVICAAMELRGATETAALQAIEEKVRRNTRIVLETARARAITPRQAAVELAEARVRKAMGLRRYSLFSCAPGYL; from the coding sequence GTGTATGAGCAGCAGGTGTTGCGTCGATTCTTCGGGGGTACCGTGGAAAACTGCTTCGTTTTTGCCGACACGCTCGGCCCCGCGAAAATCCTGCATGTCTACGAGCCGTCGATCGGGCTGCGCGGCATCCTGGTCGTGGACAACGTCGCTTGCGGTCCGTCGATCGGCGGGCTTCGGATGGCCGAGGACGTGAGCGTCGAGGAGTGCTTTCGACTTGCCCGCGCCATGACGCTGAAGAACGCGGCCGCCGGTTTACCGCACGGTGGCGGCAAGTCCGTACTGTTCGGCGATCCTCGGATGGAGAAGGCGCGCAAGGAGACGCTGATCCGTGCCTTCGCCAAGGCATTGCGTACCGAAGAGGACTATATCTTCGGCCCCGACATGGGCACGGACGAGGAATGCATGGCCTGGGTCAGGGACGAGATCGGCCGCTCGGTGGGTCTGCCAGAAGAGATCGGCGGCATCCCGCTCGACAAGATCGGCGTCACCGGCTGGGGCCTGCTCAAGGCCACCGAGGTCGCTCTGGAGCATGGCGGTTTTCCGCTGAAGGGCGCACGCGTCGTGGTCCAGGGCTTCGGCGCCGTCGGACGCAATGCGGCGCGCTTTCTGACCGATGCCGGCGCTGTCCTGGTCGGCGCTGCCGACTCGCAGGGCGCGATCCATGACCCCGAAGGCATCGAGGTCTCGGCATTGATCCAGCTGAAGGAGGAGGGCCGCAGCGTCTCCGACCATCCGCGGGGAGAACGACTCGATCGCGACGCGGTGATCGGTCTGCCCTGCGATGTCTGGATCCCGGCGGCGCGCCCGGACGTGGTGGACGCCTCGAACGTGGACCGGCTCCGGGCGCGGCTGGTGGTGCAGGGGGCCAATATCCCCTTCACCGCGGAGGCCGAGCGGGCGCTCCATGCGCGCAACGTCTTGGTGGTCCCCGACTTCATCGCCAACGCCGGCGGGGTGATCTGCGCGGCCATGGAGCTGCGCGGTGCGACCGAAACCGCGGCACTCCAGGCGATCGAGGAGAAGGTCCGGCGCAACACCCGCATCGTGCTCGAGACGGCGAGGGCGCGGGCGATCACGCCGCGCCAAGCCGCGGTGGAGCTGGCCGAGGCGCGGGTGCGAAAGGCAATGGGGTTGCGCCGCTACTCGCTCTTCTCCTGCGCGCCGGGATACCTCTGA
- a CDS encoding 2-oxoacid:acceptor oxidoreductase family protein → MVRIRFHGRGGQGMKTASRILGSACFLSGYQVQDAPRYGAERRGAPIFAYVRVDDRPIRERGIIVCPDLAVVADPSLISVPAAGVLAGLDAHSVLLVNSPEAPEVWRDRLGLAATPICFQPADILAGSLADRADLPVIGAACAAAAARVLGFVSLERLEQAIRDELAGLGTSVLERNLAQARAAFEQLASRSGCVTPAPAADADLAPDWVDLPFEDARISAPVIHAALTSEAVPTGLWRTLRPVIDEGRCNGCWWVCSAFCPDGAIRVEDGRPKIDYDHCKGCLVCVAQCPPHAIDTIPEADIGSAQP, encoded by the coding sequence ATGGTCCGCATCCGATTTCACGGTCGAGGCGGTCAAGGGATGAAGACCGCGAGCCGCATCCTGGGCAGCGCCTGCTTCCTCTCCGGGTACCAGGTGCAGGATGCGCCACGCTACGGTGCAGAGCGACGGGGTGCTCCCATCTTCGCCTATGTCCGGGTGGACGACCGGCCGATTCGCGAGCGTGGCATCATCGTCTGTCCGGATTTGGCGGTGGTCGCCGACCCCTCGCTGATCTCGGTTCCGGCTGCGGGGGTCCTGGCCGGACTGGATGCCCACAGCGTCCTGCTCGTGAACAGCCCCGAGGCGCCCGAGGTCTGGCGGGACCGCTTGGGACTGGCAGCGACCCCGATCTGTTTTCAGCCCGCCGATATCCTTGCCGGCTCGCTCGCGGATCGTGCTGATCTGCCCGTCATCGGCGCGGCCTGCGCCGCGGCGGCTGCACGTGTATTGGGCTTCGTGTCGCTCGAGCGCTTGGAGCAGGCGATCCGGGACGAGTTGGCCGGATTGGGTACGTCCGTCCTGGAGCGCAACCTGGCGCAGGCGCGGGCCGCCTTCGAGCAGCTCGCCTCCCGGTCCGGCTGCGTCACGCCCGCACCAGCGGCGGATGCCGACCTCGCGCCGGACTGGGTCGATCTGCCCTTCGAGGACGCGCGCATCAGCGCCCCGGTCATCCACGCCGCACTCACCAGCGAGGCGGTCCCGACGGGGCTCTGGCGGACGCTGCGTCCGGTCATCGACGAGGGCCGCTGCAACGGGTGCTGGTGGGTCTGCTCGGCCTTCTGTCCGGACGGAGCCATCCGGGTCGAGGACGGCAGGCCGAAGATCGACTACGACCACTGCAAGGGTTGCCTCGTGTGCGTGGCCCAGTGCCCGCCGCATGCCATCGACACGATCCCCGAGGCAGACATCGGGAGTGCGCAGCCATGA
- a CDS encoding transketolase C-terminal domain-containing protein, whose protein sequence is MTGMLLTGNAAVARGARLARVDYVPAFPITPQTEIIEALAGWIESGDMLGRWVTLESEHAMLTAAGAAAATGVRVFTATSSQGLLYAMEMLYTVAGWRAPFVLANVSRGLATPITLEPDHNDILAARDCGFLQIHCATCQEVLDNLPIAYRVAEDPRVRLPVIVNLDGFYLSFTREPVVLPEPQEVDAFLPPFEARDIRFRASQPESQAVAVLGGGPYSYFRYETHLAARNGLQVYAEAGAEWGERFGRVYDVLDLYRSEDAEICFVMIGSFATKAMAAVDALRAAGRRVGLVRPRLLRPFPAEALRQALVGKRGVAVVDQNLSFGFGGVLHGELCSALYGLADAPILLSFIGGLGGRDIAQSELFEMARLAAAADRGEAPPPRLLYTQEELREVRKLQTLAHAERNRLEDPGS, encoded by the coding sequence ATGACCGGAATGCTCTTGACCGGCAACGCGGCCGTCGCCCGGGGCGCACGCCTCGCGCGGGTCGACTATGTGCCTGCCTTCCCCATCACGCCCCAGACGGAGATCATCGAGGCCCTCGCGGGTTGGATCGAGAGCGGTGACATGCTCGGCCGATGGGTCACCCTCGAGTCCGAGCATGCCATGCTGACCGCTGCGGGCGCGGCGGCTGCGACCGGCGTTCGGGTCTTCACGGCCACCTCCAGCCAAGGGCTCCTCTATGCGATGGAGATGCTCTACACGGTTGCCGGCTGGCGTGCCCCATTTGTTCTCGCGAACGTCTCACGCGGGCTCGCCACACCGATCACGCTGGAGCCGGACCACAACGACATCCTCGCTGCGCGCGATTGCGGCTTCCTGCAGATCCATTGTGCGACCTGTCAGGAGGTCCTGGACAACCTGCCGATCGCCTATCGGGTCGCCGAGGATCCGCGGGTCAGACTGCCGGTGATCGTCAATCTGGACGGCTTTTATCTCTCCTTCACTCGAGAGCCCGTCGTGCTGCCGGAGCCGCAGGAGGTCGACGCCTTCCTGCCGCCCTTCGAGGCCCGCGACATCCGGTTCCGCGCCAGTCAGCCGGAGAGCCAGGCGGTGGCGGTGCTGGGCGGCGGTCCTTACTCCTACTTCCGATACGAGACCCACCTGGCCGCCCGAAACGGCCTGCAGGTCTACGCGGAGGCGGGCGCCGAATGGGGCGAACGATTCGGTCGTGTCTACGATGTGCTGGATCTCTATCGCAGCGAGGACGCAGAGATCTGCTTTGTCATGATCGGCTCGTTCGCAACCAAGGCGATGGCCGCCGTGGACGCCCTGCGTGCGGCCGGGCGACGGGTCGGACTGGTTCGACCGCGCCTGCTGCGACCCTTCCCGGCAGAGGCGCTGCGGCAGGCCCTGGTCGGAAAACGCGGGGTTGCGGTCGTCGATCAAAACCTGTCGTTCGGTTTCGGCGGGGTGCTCCACGGCGAGCTGTGCTCGGCGCTGTATGGGCTTGCCGATGCACCGATTCTGCTGAGCTTCATCGGTGGTTTGGGCGGTCGGGACATCGCGCAGTCCGAGCTCTTCGAGATGGCGCGTCTCGCCGCCGCCGCGGACCGGGGCGAGGCGCCGCCGCCGCGCCTTCTCTACACCCAGGAGGAGCTGCGCGAGGTGCGCAAGCTCCAGACCCTTGCGCATGCAGAGCGCAACCGTCTGGAGGATCCAGGATCATGA
- a CDS encoding thiamine pyrophosphate-dependent enzyme, with amino-acid sequence MSETRFHSVKDLPSARLLGTGTPMCAGCGGLQALHQIYNLLGGRSVFVNAAGCMTLLSVYPFTPFRGSWLYTAMASAPAGAQGVRDALDILIAQGRMPPEEDLQVVALTGDGSAYGMGLSATSGAIERELDFLYIVYDNEGYGNTGQQTSPATPHGARTATCRGPGGFAGEKKDLFAIWCAHKPAYAATLVGAEPLDLARKVETALSIKGPRLLLALAPCPTGWDFDPRHTVEIGKLAVKTGLWPLKEYREGRVVHTKPPMRRVPVERYLETQGRFRHLFEPTRRDDRIAEIQARVDAYWEAVAP; translated from the coding sequence ATGAGCGAAACCCGCTTTCACAGTGTCAAAGACCTGCCTTCCGCCCGCCTGCTCGGCACCGGCACGCCCATGTGCGCCGGCTGCGGCGGGCTCCAAGCCCTGCACCAGATCTACAATCTGCTCGGAGGACGATCGGTCTTCGTCAACGCCGCCGGCTGCATGACGCTGCTCTCCGTTTATCCCTTCACGCCGTTTCGGGGATCCTGGCTCTACACCGCCATGGCCTCGGCGCCGGCCGGGGCGCAGGGTGTGCGCGATGCGCTCGACATCCTGATCGCACAGGGTCGCATGCCGCCCGAGGAGGATCTTCAGGTCGTGGCGCTGACCGGCGACGGCTCCGCCTACGGCATGGGCCTGTCGGCCACCTCCGGGGCGATCGAGCGCGAACTGGACTTTCTCTACATCGTCTACGACAACGAGGGCTACGGGAACACCGGTCAGCAGACCTCGCCGGCCACACCTCACGGCGCTCGCACCGCCACATGCCGAGGCCCCGGCGGCTTCGCCGGCGAGAAGAAGGACCTCTTCGCGATCTGGTGCGCCCACAAACCCGCCTACGCGGCCACGCTCGTCGGGGCGGAGCCGCTGGACCTGGCGCGCAAGGTCGAAACCGCCCTCTCCATCAAGGGACCGCGACTGCTGCTTGCCCTCGCGCCTTGCCCGACCGGGTGGGACTTCGATCCGCGCCACACCGTCGAGATCGGCAAGCTCGCGGTCAAGACCGGCCTCTGGCCGCTCAAGGAGTATCGCGAGGGCCGGGTCGTGCACACGAAGCCGCCGATGCGACGTGTACCTGTGGAGCGCTATCTGGAAACCCAGGGACGCTTCCGTCATCTCTTCGAGCCGACACGCCGCGACGATCGGATCGCCGAGATTCAGGCTCGCGTGGATGCCTATTGGGAGGCCGTTGCGCCATGA